Within the Maribacter sp. BPC-D8 genome, the region TAAAAATAAAACATCCGTATTATGCGGATGTTTTTTTATGTCTAATTTTTAAATAGTAAGAAAAGTATTACGTTTTTACAATATCCTTAATTGTGTGTCGTTAGGCATGTATAGAACCAATTTAACCAAACCTAGAGTATGAAGAAAGTAGTATTATTTGCCATTATGTTCGTTGCTTCACTATCAGTAAAAGCACAATCTTATATTGGCTATTTAACCGACAATTACAGTGGGGTAAACGGGGTAATTTCTAATCCAGCGAATATTGCAGATTCCCGTTTTAAAACAGATATCAATTTAGTAGGTATAAGTGGTTTTCTTGCCAATGACTATGTTGGTGTAGGGTATTCAGATTTAATTTCTAGTGATTTTGAGTATGATGATGACGCCATATTATCGCTTTCAGATAACAACAATTTTTCGGGCAATGTAGATGTATTAGGTCCGTCATTTATGTTCAACGTAGGTAGAACATCATCGATAGCGGTATTTACCAGGGCACGAAGTTTTGTTACTGGTAATGAATTTAACGGTGAAAGTATTGATGACCTAGATGACAGTATTGATGAAAGTCAAGATTTTATAGTAAACGAAGGAGATTTCTTTGCGGCTGGGCATGGCTGGGCAGAAGTAGGTATTACGTATGCTCAAGAATTAATGAATAAAGAAGAGCACTTTTTAAAAGGTGGTCTTTCGTTAAAATATTTAAAAGGATTTGGTAACGCATACGTATCTGGTAGAAATGTAACTATCGATTATGATGCAGATGGTGCTACGTTACCAGACAGTTCAACAATTGGAACCTTAGAATCTACTGGCGATTTAATTTATGGTCGTGCAGATGATTATGATGATGATAACTATGACTATGAAGTGCCAGATGCAAACGGATTCGGATTCGATTTGGGTTTCGTTTATGAGTGGAGACCAGACTATAAAGATTATGAGGTAGCAGGTGCTGACGGTGAGAAAACAGTAATGAAAGACAAAAATAAGTATAAGCTTAAATTTGGCTTGTCACTTACAGATGTTGGGTCGGTAAATTATAAGGGGAGTTTAATGGATACTTACAATATCAACAATACCATTACCCAAGATGATTATGATAATATTGAAGATTCTGATGATTTACAGAACCTTTATACGTTTACACAAGCTACAGAAGATATGAAAGCTGGTTTGCCGACTGCACTTCATTTTAATGCAGATTGGAATATTAAGAATCATTTCTATTTAAATTTCAATACTGATCTATCTATGCGTTCTACGGGTGAAAATAACCTTAGAACTGCAAATGTATTTTCTTTGACGCCTCGTTTTGAAAGCAAGTGGTTTAGTTTCTATTTACCGGTAAGCAGTTACCAATATAGTGGCTTGCAAGTAGGTGCAGGTTTACGTGCCGGACCATTATATATTGGTTCAGGGTCACTGATATCTACATTCACAAAAAATGAAATTCAAGGTGCAGATATATATGCAGGTTTAAAAGTACCTGTTTATTATGGTCAGCCTAAAGATTCTGACGGTGATGGTATACCAAATAAAGAAGATGGTTGCCCTAAAGAAGCAGGACCAATAGAAAATAATGGTTGCCCTTGGGGAGATACCGACGGAGATACTGTTTTAGATAATGAGGATAAATGTCCAGAGGAAGCAGGGCCAGTAGAAAATAACGGATGCCCATGGGTAGATACCGATGGTGATACCATAATGGACAATGAAGATCAATGTATTGATGAAGCAGGACCAGTAGAGAATAACGGTTGCCCTTGGGCAGATTCTGATGGTGATTCTGTTTTGGATAAAGATGATGAATGTCCGAATGAAATGGGAACTGTGGCAAATAAAGGTTGTCCAGAGCCGGTAGTTACTGCTGAGGTTCAAAAGTCATTGAACGAGTATGCAAAAACAATTTTATTTACGACAGGTAAATCGACTTTAAAAGATGAATCTACGCCTGTGTTAGTTGATATTATTAGTATTTTGAATGAATACCCAAATGCTAATTTTACCATAGAAGGTCATACTGATAGTGTAGGTTCTGAAGCTACTAATCAAAAATTATCAGAGAAAAGAGCGAAAGCTGTTTTACAATTCTTAGTAGACGGAGGTATTTCTTCAGCTAGATTAACATCTGTAGGTTATGGAGAAAGCAAACCTATTGCTACGAACATGTATAAAGACGGAAGACAGAAAAACAGACGTGTTGAGATTAACTTAGCACAATAGTTTTACGAGTATATAAAAAAAGCCCGGTAATACCGGGCTTTTTTTATATACGTTATTCAGAAAGTATATTTAAGGTTTTAGGAATGTAAATTATTAACTCCAAGTAAAACGAAGTTAAATCCTTAAAAAGCCACTAGAAAACCAGTAGGCAAAAAAAAGACCCAATGCTAAAAGCATTGGGTCTTTATATATAATATGAGTTATGTTCTATTGAACAGAAAAATCAAAAACCGATTGGTTCTCTCTACCTTGAGGTACTTGACCTTGGTAGATGAAGCAATACTCACCTGGCTCTAAAGTATCAGGAGTCACTTTGAATTTGTGACCTTCAATTTCCTCAATAGCAAAGTTAAGTGCGTATTTAGGGTCAATACCAGTACTGCTTGTAATCCAGCTGCTTTTTCCTGTAATAACTTCTCTAAGATTCTTTTTCTCTTTTACGGTAAGTTTTACCAAAACGAATTCGTTAGGGTTACTCGCCATTCTAAACCACCAGTTAAAGATACCTGTATCGCCACCTTGGTTGTTCTGCATGTTATCAACTTGAGTAACACTAGGATCAAAGATGAAAGTGAATTCAGGCTGACTCTGGTGAATAACGTTGTTAGATTGTGTTTTTGGAAGTTGTGCTTTCTTCTTAGAGTTGATTAAACCAGAAACCAATTTCTGTGCAACTTGGTTAGAATTAGAACCAGAGAATACACTTGGTTGAACCAATTTGTCTTCACCACTAGCATCTGTAAAATAAATACCAGTTTTAGACATGGTGTTTTGCTTAGACTTGTCCATAATTAAAGACAATACTTCAGAAGAAACACCTGCATTTTTCATTTGCCCAAGAGCTGTAATAGATGCGTCGAACTTTACATCAGAAGTATTTATTTTATCGATAATCATATAATCGTCAAAACCAAGTTCGACCATTTGAACTACAGATTCGTTAGTGATAGTTTCTTGGGCAGCCCCAAAAGTAAATACTGATAATGTTAACATCAGTAATGATTTTTTAATGAATTTCATTTTCTTGTATTTGGTTATTATTTAATGTTATAGTTCTAATTTCAAATTTATGTTAATTTTTATATTTAAAGCAGTTACTTTGTATAAAAGGAAGGTATTTTGGACAAATGGTAGGAATTGTTTACAAATCTACGGGAAGTTGGTACACTGTTAAGGCAGAAAATGGTGATTTCTATGAATGTAGAATAAAAGGAAAGTTTAGAATAAAGGGGATAAAAAGTACGAATCCGGTTGCGGTTGGTGACTATGTGCGTTTTGAAACTGAGACTACTGGCGATGATACCTTTGGTATTATTAATGAAATTGAAAAACGTAAAAATTACATTATACGTAAATCTGTTAACTTATCTAAGCAGACCCATATTATAGCGGCTAATTTGGATCAGGTGTTTTTATTGGTAACGTTGAATAACCCGCCGACCTATCCAGTTTTTATAGATCGTTTTTTAATTACGGCAGAAGCTTACGAAATTCCTGCAGTGTTACTTTTTAATAAAATAGACACGTACTCACCAGAAGAGTTAGATGAAATCAAATTCTTGGCGGCATTATATCGTAATATAGGTTATACCTGCTTAGGTATTTCGGCAGCAACAGGTAAGAATGTAGATAAGGTCAAAGAAATGATGTTAGGTAAGACCTCTATGTTTTCTGGTCATTCTGGTGTAGGTAAGTCAACTTTGGTTAATGCTATAGAGCCTAATTTAGATATTAAGACAAAACAAATTTCTCAGCAGCATGCGCAAGGTCAACATACGACTACGTTTGCCGAAATGTACGATTTAAGTTTTAACGCACGAATAATAGATACACCCGGTATAAAAGGATTCGGAATCGTAGATATGGAAAAAGAGGAAATAGGTAACTATTTTCCAGAGTTCTTTAAGCTAAAACAGCACTGTAAGTTTAATAATTGTATTCATGTAGACGAGCCAAAATGTGCTGTAAAAGATGCTTTAGAAACAGGCGATATTGCATGGAGTAGGTATAATAGTTACTTACAGATGATAAAAGGCGAAGATGAGCATTACAGGGTAGATATACATGACG harbors:
- the rsgA gene encoding ribosome small subunit-dependent GTPase A yields the protein MVGIVYKSTGSWYTVKAENGDFYECRIKGKFRIKGIKSTNPVAVGDYVRFETETTGDDTFGIINEIEKRKNYIIRKSVNLSKQTHIIAANLDQVFLLVTLNNPPTYPVFIDRFLITAEAYEIPAVLLFNKIDTYSPEELDEIKFLAALYRNIGYTCLGISAATGKNVDKVKEMMLGKTSMFSGHSGVGKSTLVNAIEPNLDIKTKQISQQHAQGQHTTTFAEMYDLSFNARIIDTPGIKGFGIVDMEKEEIGNYFPEFFKLKQHCKFNNCIHVDEPKCAVKDALETGDIAWSRYNSYLQMIKGEDEHYRVDIHDEKK
- a CDS encoding DUF5723 family protein, translating into MKKVVLFAIMFVASLSVKAQSYIGYLTDNYSGVNGVISNPANIADSRFKTDINLVGISGFLANDYVGVGYSDLISSDFEYDDDAILSLSDNNNFSGNVDVLGPSFMFNVGRTSSIAVFTRARSFVTGNEFNGESIDDLDDSIDESQDFIVNEGDFFAAGHGWAEVGITYAQELMNKEEHFLKGGLSLKYLKGFGNAYVSGRNVTIDYDADGATLPDSSTIGTLESTGDLIYGRADDYDDDNYDYEVPDANGFGFDLGFVYEWRPDYKDYEVAGADGEKTVMKDKNKYKLKFGLSLTDVGSVNYKGSLMDTYNINNTITQDDYDNIEDSDDLQNLYTFTQATEDMKAGLPTALHFNADWNIKNHFYLNFNTDLSMRSTGENNLRTANVFSLTPRFESKWFSFYLPVSSYQYSGLQVGAGLRAGPLYIGSGSLISTFTKNEIQGADIYAGLKVPVYYGQPKDSDGDGIPNKEDGCPKEAGPIENNGCPWGDTDGDTVLDNEDKCPEEAGPVENNGCPWVDTDGDTIMDNEDQCIDEAGPVENNGCPWADSDGDSVLDKDDECPNEMGTVANKGCPEPVVTAEVQKSLNEYAKTILFTTGKSTLKDESTPVLVDIISILNEYPNANFTIEGHTDSVGSEATNQKLSEKRAKAVLQFLVDGGISSARLTSVGYGESKPIATNMYKDGRQKNRRVEINLAQ